The genomic DNA GCCGTAATAGGCCCACAACAGCCGCGCCGCAACCGAGCGGTGCGGCAACCAGCGGCGCACCAGCCGGGCAAGATGTTTTTCGCTGGGGCGTTTTGTCAAATTGAGGACATCGCGCGCGATATTCTGCAAGGCAACATCGCCAACCGGGAAGATATCCGGGTGGCCGGCACAGAACATCAGAAAAATATCCGCTGTCCACGGACCGATGCCGTGAATGGCGGTCAGGGCAGCGCGCGCCTGTGCGGCCGGAAGCTGCGCCAGAGCCTCCACATCCAGTCCATCAAGGCAGGCTTGCGACAACGCCCGTAAGGTACGCAGTTTCGGCCGGGAGAGACCGGCCTTGAGCAATTCCTCATCGCTCAAAGCCTGCAGCATATCGGGCCGGAACGGATCGGCCAGGGCGCTGAGGCGCTGCCAGATCGCGGTGGCGCTGGCGACGGAAAGCTGCTGGGAGTTGACGATCCGCGCAAGCCCTTCAAAACCCGGCTCGCGCAGGCGCAACGGAACAATTGCCACCCGATCCGCCAGCGGTTGCAGTGCCGGGTCTTGCGCCAGCAAAACGGTGAGGGCCCTGTTGACGTCTTCCTGACAGCGAATCGGTTGCATGTAATGTGGGCCCATTTTAAGAATGCCGAATTATCATTCCAGCGGATGCGCCAGTCCGCTCAGATAAATCAATCCAGCCATGAAATGATTCAGCTTCTTGGCGCGCTGCGGAAATTGCGCCATGGTGGCAGCACAATTGAGAGACCCTGATTTTGATACAGAAAATGCCTGCCTCGCAACCCGTTTTCCGCTTTGCACCGAGTCCAAACGGGGAACTGCATATCGGCCATGCCCTGTCCGCCCTGACCAATCAGCACCTGGCCCGCACGCTGGGCGGAGTTATGCTGTTGCGGTTCGACGATACCGACCGCAGCCGGGTCCGACCGCAATTCGAAGCGCAGATTCTGGATGATCTGAACTGGCTCGGCATTGAATGGTCGGGCGATCCTGTGCGCTTTACCGATGCAAGGGCACAGATTGACGCCTGTCTGCAGACATTGCGTCTGAAGGATTTGACGTTTCAGGCGCATCTGTCACGCAGGCAGATCAAGGATGCTGCCGTTTCTTATGAGCGCGACACGGGAACGCCGTGGCCGAAGGACCCTGATGGCGCTCCGTTTTACCCGGCAAGTCTGCAGGAGAGCACCAGCCATGGCGCTGCAGCGGAACGGCTGCGCATCGGCGTTGCAGCGCAGCTTCTGGGCAAGGACAAGGTGTCCTGGACAGAATTTGACGAAACCGGCGCGGAGCACATGCAAGAGCGTGCCATTGCCGATTGGGGCGATGTGGTCCTGCGTGCCAAATCCGGTGACGATGTCTACACATTTGCAACTGTGGTGCATGATCAGCTGATCGGGGTCAGCCACATTGTCCGCGGCCTCGATATGCTGGAAAACACCACGGTGCAACGGATGCTGCAGGATCTGCTGGGGCTGCCGCAACCGCTGTACCATCACCACAGGCTGATTCTGGACGAGAACGGCCGGAAACTGTCAAAATCCGACAAATCCATCTCGCTTCGAGCACTGCGGGCAGAAGGCATGACACGGGATCAACTGCTGCAGCGGATCGGCTGGCCCGCTCCTCAGACCACCAGTTCAACGATGTAAAGCCACAACGCCACTGTTCCAACGCCAAGCCCTGTTGAAATGGTGATGGCGTTGGAGGCCAGCGCCTGTCCGGTCTTGAAATAACTTGCGATCAGGAATGTGTTGACCCCAACCGGGCAGGCTGCGGTTATGACCATCGCCTTGACCCATACAACCGGCAACGGAAACACATAGAGCGCTGCGACCAGAACCACCGCC from Pararhizobium sp. IMCC3301 includes the following:
- the gluQRS gene encoding tRNA glutamyl-Q(34) synthetase GluQRS; the encoded protein is MPASQPVFRFAPSPNGELHIGHALSALTNQHLARTLGGVMLLRFDDTDRSRVRPQFEAQILDDLNWLGIEWSGDPVRFTDARAQIDACLQTLRLKDLTFQAHLSRRQIKDAAVSYERDTGTPWPKDPDGAPFYPASLQESTSHGAAAERLRIGVAAQLLGKDKVSWTEFDETGAEHMQERAIADWGDVVLRAKSGDDVYTFATVVHDQLIGVSHIVRGLDMLENTTVQRMLQDLLGLPQPLYHHHRLILDENGRKLSKSDKSISLRALRAEGMTRDQLLQRIGWPAPQTTSSTM
- a CDS encoding DNA-3-methyladenine glycosylase gives rise to the protein MQPIRCQEDVNRALTVLLAQDPALQPLADRVAIVPLRLREPGFEGLARIVNSQQLSVASATAIWQRLSALADPFRPDMLQALSDEELLKAGLSRPKLRTLRALSQACLDGLDVEALAQLPAAQARAALTAIHGIGPWTADIFLMFCAGHPDIFPVGDVALQNIARDVLNLTKRPSEKHLARLVRRWLPHRSVAARLLWAYYGTQKATSGKTSVTSRLPI